In the genome of Pseudomonas protegens, one region contains:
- a CDS encoding ABC transporter permease — protein MSSELKPNLVALNTIVYREIRRFTRIWPQTLLPPAITMVLYFVIFGNLIGRQIGDMGGFTYMEYIVPGLIMMSVITNSYGNVVSSFFGSKFQRSIEELMVSPVSPHTILIGYTLGGVLRGLMVGIIVTLLSLFFTTLQVHHLGVTVLVVVLTATIFSLLGFINAVFARNFDDISIIPTFVLTPLTYLGGVFYSINLLPPFWQTVSLANPVLHMVNAFRFGILGVSDIKISVAITFMLVATVVLYIGCARLLVSGRGMRQ, from the coding sequence ATGAGTTCGGAGTTGAAACCCAACCTGGTGGCACTCAACACCATCGTCTATCGCGAGATCCGCCGTTTCACCCGAATCTGGCCGCAGACCCTGCTGCCGCCGGCCATCACCATGGTTCTGTACTTCGTCATCTTCGGTAACCTGATCGGGCGACAGATCGGCGATATGGGTGGTTTCACCTACATGGAGTACATCGTGCCGGGGCTGATCATGATGTCGGTGATCACCAACTCCTACGGCAACGTGGTGTCGAGTTTCTTCGGCAGCAAGTTCCAGCGCTCCATCGAGGAGTTGATGGTATCGCCGGTGTCGCCGCACACCATCCTGATTGGCTACACCTTGGGCGGGGTTCTGCGCGGCCTGATGGTGGGGATCATCGTGACCCTGCTGTCGCTGTTTTTCACCACATTGCAGGTGCATCACCTGGGCGTCACCGTGCTGGTGGTGGTGCTGACGGCGACCATCTTCTCGCTGCTGGGGTTCATCAACGCGGTGTTCGCGCGCAACTTCGATGACATCTCGATCATCCCGACGTTCGTGCTGACCCCCCTGACCTACCTGGGCGGGGTGTTCTACTCGATCAACCTGCTGCCGCCGTTCTGGCAGACCGTGTCCCTGGCCAACCCGGTGCTGCACATGGTCAACGCCTTCCGCTTCGGCATCCTCGGGGTGTCGGACATCAAGATCAGCGTGGCCATCACCTTCATGCTGGTGGCCACCGTGGTGCTGTACATCGGCTGTGCCCGGCTGCTGGTCAGCGGGCGTGGCATGCGTCAGTAA
- a CDS encoding ABC transporter ATP-binding protein: MSSALSIRQLTKTYGNGFQALSGIDLDVAEGDFFALLGPNGAGKSTTIGILSTLVNKTSGTVNVFGHDLDREPAALKRCIGVVPQEFNFNQFEKTFDIVVTQAGYYGIPARIAKERAEQYLTQLGLWDKRDVPSRSLSGGMKRRLMIARALVHEPRLLILDEPTAGVDIELRRSMWTFLTELNQKGITIILTTHYLEEAEQLCRNIGIIDHGTIVENTSMRQLLSQLHVETFLLDLKHDLSMAPQLAGYPTRLVDSRTLEVQVDKAVGITALFGQLALQNIEVLSLRNKTNRLEELFVSLVEKNLSKVAV; encoded by the coding sequence ATGAGTTCCGCTCTGTCCATCCGGCAGCTAACCAAAACCTACGGCAACGGTTTCCAGGCCCTGAGTGGTATCGATCTGGACGTCGCCGAAGGTGATTTTTTCGCCCTGCTCGGCCCTAACGGCGCCGGTAAATCCACCACCATCGGCATTCTTTCGACCCTGGTGAACAAGACCAGTGGCACTGTGAATGTCTTTGGCCACGACCTTGATCGTGAGCCGGCGGCGCTCAAGCGCTGCATCGGCGTGGTGCCGCAGGAATTCAATTTCAACCAGTTCGAGAAGACCTTCGACATCGTCGTGACCCAGGCTGGCTACTACGGCATTCCGGCACGAATCGCCAAGGAACGGGCCGAGCAGTACCTGACCCAGCTCGGCCTGTGGGACAAGCGCGATGTGCCTTCACGCTCCCTGTCCGGTGGCATGAAGCGGCGCCTGATGATCGCTCGGGCCCTGGTCCACGAGCCGCGCCTGCTGATCCTCGACGAACCCACCGCCGGGGTCGACATCGAGCTGCGTCGTTCGATGTGGACCTTCCTCACCGAGCTCAACCAGAAAGGCATCACCATCATCCTCACCACCCATTACCTGGAAGAGGCTGAGCAGCTGTGCCGCAACATCGGCATCATCGACCACGGCACCATCGTCGAGAACACCAGCATGCGTCAGCTGCTGAGTCAGCTGCATGTGGAAACCTTCCTGCTTGATCTCAAGCACGACCTCAGCATGGCGCCACAGTTGGCCGGCTATCCGACCCGGCTGGTGGACAGCCGCACCCTGGAAGTCCAGGTGGACAAGGCCGTGGGCATCACCGCGCTGTTCGGTCAACTGGCCCTGCAGAACATCGAGGTCTTGAGCCTGCGTAACAAAACCAACCGACTTGAGGAGCTGTTCGTGTCCCTGGTGGAGAAGAATCTGTCGAAGGTGGCGGTATGA
- a CDS encoding glutathione S-transferase family protein — protein MLKIWGRKNSSNVRKVLWCAQELGLAYESLDAGGAFGVVDTPAYRALNPNGRIPLIEDDGFVLWESNTIVRYLAARHAADSHWYPADVQARASAEKWMDWTTSTFAEPFRLLFWGILRTPAAQQDWQQINAAKATCVELLARVDQALAGQPYLSGAEIGVGDIPLGSFIYAWFEMPIERPSMPHLQAWYERLKQRPAYRQAVMTALT, from the coding sequence ATGCTGAAGATCTGGGGTCGCAAGAACTCGTCGAATGTCAGAAAGGTGCTGTGGTGTGCCCAAGAGCTGGGGCTGGCCTATGAGTCCCTGGATGCAGGTGGCGCCTTTGGCGTGGTGGACACCCCCGCCTACCGGGCGCTGAACCCCAACGGGCGCATCCCGCTGATTGAAGACGATGGCTTCGTGCTCTGGGAGTCCAACACCATCGTGCGTTACCTGGCCGCTCGGCATGCCGCCGACAGCCACTGGTACCCGGCCGACGTACAGGCCCGGGCCAGCGCCGAGAAGTGGATGGACTGGACCACCTCGACCTTCGCCGAACCTTTCCGCCTGCTGTTCTGGGGCATATTGCGCACTCCGGCGGCGCAGCAGGACTGGCAGCAGATCAATGCCGCCAAGGCGACCTGCGTCGAGCTGCTGGCCCGGGTGGATCAGGCCCTGGCCGGGCAGCCCTATCTCTCGGGAGCGGAGATCGGGGTCGGTGATATCCCCCTGGGCAGCTTTATCTATGCCTGGTTCGAGATGCCCATCGAGCGGCCGTCGATGCCCCATCTGCAAGCCTGGTATGAGCGTTTGAAGCAGCGCCCGGCCTATCGTCAGGCGGTGATGACCGCGTTGACTTAA
- a CDS encoding transglutaminase family protein, producing MNQYLRPSRFIDSDHPAVVEFAESHRGAGGDPRQQAVNLYYAVREAVRYNFYSFSPDPQTLRGSHALIAGESYCVPKATLLAGCARHCGIPARIGLADVRNHLSTPRLLELLRSDVFAMHGYTELYLQGRWVKATPAFNQSLCELFDVAPLEFDGVQDSVFHAFNRQGDQSMEYLVDHGRFADVPQELFFSHLEKCYPHLFGEQGGALLGDIRSDLSRG from the coding sequence ATGAACCAGTACTTGCGTCCCAGCCGCTTCATCGATAGTGACCACCCTGCGGTGGTGGAGTTCGCCGAATCTCATCGCGGTGCCGGCGGCGATCCGCGGCAGCAGGCGGTGAATCTTTATTACGCGGTGCGTGAGGCCGTGCGTTACAACTTCTATTCCTTCAGCCCCGATCCGCAAACCCTGCGGGGCAGTCATGCCCTGATCGCCGGCGAAAGCTACTGTGTGCCCAAGGCCACGCTGCTGGCCGGTTGTGCCCGACATTGCGGGATTCCCGCGCGCATCGGTCTGGCGGACGTGCGCAATCACTTGTCGACCCCGCGTCTGCTGGAGTTGTTGCGCAGTGATGTATTCGCCATGCACGGCTATACCGAGCTGTACCTGCAGGGGCGTTGGGTCAAGGCCACGCCGGCATTCAACCAGAGTCTGTGCGAGCTGTTCGATGTGGCGCCGCTGGAGTTCGACGGGGTGCAGGACAGTGTCTTTCACGCCTTCAACCGTCAGGGCGACCAGTCGATGGAGTACCTGGTGGACCATGGGCGCTTCGCCGATGTGCCGCAGGAGCTGTTCTTCAGCCACCTGGAAAAATGCTATCCCCATCTGTTCGGCGAGCAGGGGGGCGCGCTGCTGGGGGACATCCGCAGTGATTTGAGTCGCGGCTGA